One Kribbella sp. NBC_00662 genomic region harbors:
- a CDS encoding class I SAM-dependent methyltransferase translates to MVDYDGRMGSVYVAGRGIQPAEVRRWTGAFAEYLPERRPLDVLDLGSGTGRLTPGLAEEFQGHVYGVEPSDRMRAATEPHPRVTYLKGSAEEIPLPEASVDGVLMFLTFHHWTDPLQGLREVRRVLRPGGVALLRTQFSDAMPDLFWYEYFPSAREVDAGMYITRAAAKELAVEAGLVPDEDVVRISAEEPRTLKQSYERLSHRALSTFEHLPADEMDRGFARFAADAERDPDRAMPVYSATMLVLTRPS, encoded by the coding sequence ATGGTGGACTACGACGGGCGGATGGGAAGTGTGTACGTCGCGGGCCGGGGGATCCAGCCGGCTGAGGTGCGGCGATGGACCGGGGCGTTCGCGGAGTACCTGCCGGAGCGGCGGCCGTTGGACGTGCTCGACCTCGGGAGTGGGACCGGTCGGCTGACCCCGGGGCTGGCCGAGGAGTTCCAAGGCCACGTGTACGGCGTGGAGCCGTCGGACCGGATGCGCGCGGCGACAGAGCCGCATCCGCGCGTGACGTACCTGAAGGGCAGCGCCGAGGAGATTCCGTTGCCTGAGGCATCGGTTGACGGCGTGCTGATGTTCCTGACGTTCCACCACTGGACCGATCCCTTGCAGGGGCTCCGCGAGGTCCGACGAGTGCTGCGGCCCGGGGGAGTCGCGCTGCTGCGCACGCAGTTCTCGGACGCGATGCCGGATCTGTTCTGGTACGAGTACTTCCCGTCGGCGCGGGAGGTCGATGCCGGGATGTACATCACGCGGGCCGCGGCGAAGGAGCTCGCGGTCGAGGCGGGGCTGGTTCCGGACGAGGACGTCGTACGGATCTCCGCCGAGGAGCCGCGCACGCTCAAGCAGAGCTACGAACGGCTGAGTCATCGCGCGCTGTCGACGTTCGAGCATCTACCGGCGGATGAGATGGATCGTGGGTTCGCGCGGTTCGCGGCGGACGCTGAGCGTGATCCGGATCGCGCCATGCCGGTCTATTCGGCGACGATGCTCGTGCTCACACGTCCCAGCTGA
- a CDS encoding cytochrome P450 has protein sequence MATVEQLETDPHPTLAAIRPIGWIEVLNSWVVTSRALALTVLRDPDTFTVDDPRFSTAQVVGPSMLSLDGPVHKAHRDPFESPFTLPETRRRFTEPVQQTVNNLMDALDQPADLRTGLAGPLSVAVVALSLGLPPASASTVLDWYTAISSSVSGVSAGHPVTAEGAAAFGELHKHVAAGIDSSDSLIAAAAHAGLGVDEVVANAAVLMFGGIETTEGMITNALWHFLTNPDQLDLVLADPSLLPNAMEESLRLEPAAAVVDRYATRDIELAGAQIRGGDMVTVSLAGAGRDPDVFESPDKYDVRRPNARRHLAFASGPHICLGMHLTRLETLTALEAALQLPGLQLAADSPPPRGLVFRKPSALRVSWDV, from the coding sequence GTGGCGACTGTCGAGCAACTCGAAACCGACCCGCATCCCACGCTTGCCGCGATCCGGCCGATCGGGTGGATCGAGGTGCTGAACAGCTGGGTCGTCACGTCGCGCGCGCTCGCGCTGACCGTCCTGCGCGACCCCGACACCTTCACCGTCGACGATCCCCGCTTCTCGACCGCCCAGGTCGTCGGCCCGTCGATGCTCTCCCTCGACGGACCGGTGCACAAAGCACACCGCGACCCGTTCGAGTCCCCCTTCACCCTCCCCGAAACCCGCCGCCGCTTCACCGAGCCCGTCCAGCAAACCGTCAACAACCTGATGGACGCTCTCGATCAACCTGCAGACCTTCGGACAGGGCTCGCCGGTCCGTTGTCGGTTGCGGTGGTTGCGTTGTCGCTCGGGCTTCCGCCGGCGTCCGCCTCTACCGTGCTCGACTGGTACACGGCGATCTCCAGCTCCGTGTCCGGGGTCTCGGCCGGGCACCCGGTGACCGCCGAAGGGGCGGCCGCTTTCGGCGAGTTGCACAAGCATGTTGCCGCAGGCATCGACTCGTCCGACTCGCTGATCGCCGCGGCCGCGCACGCCGGGCTCGGTGTCGACGAGGTCGTGGCGAACGCCGCCGTGCTGATGTTCGGCGGCATCGAGACCACCGAGGGCATGATCACCAACGCCCTCTGGCACTTCCTGACCAACCCCGACCAACTCGACCTGGTCCTGGCCGACCCGTCCCTCCTCCCCAACGCCATGGAAGAGTCGCTCCGCCTCGAACCAGCAGCGGCCGTCGTCGACCGCTACGCCACCCGCGACATCGAGCTCGCCGGCGCACAGATCCGCGGCGGCGACATGGTCACCGTCTCCCTCGCCGGCGCCGGCCGCGACCCCGACGTGTTCGAGTCGCCCGACAAGTACGACGTACGCCGACCCAATGCGCGCCGCCACCTCGCCTTCGCCAGCGGACCGCACATCTGCCTCGGCATGCACCTGACCCGCCTCGAGACGCTCACCGCCTTGGAAGCAGCTCTCCAACTCCCCGGCCTCCAACTGGCCGCGGACTCACCCCCACCGCGCGGTCTCGTCTTCCGCAAGCCGTCCGCGCTCCGCGTCAGCTGGGACGTGTGA
- the priA gene encoding bifunctional 1-(5-phosphoribosyl)-5-((5-phosphoribosylamino)methylideneamino)imidazole-4-carboxamide isomerase/phosphoribosylanthranilate isomerase PriA — MSVSDSVPTPPPRSGNLVLLPAVDVADGQAVRLVQGEAGSETSYGDPLAAAMAWQDAGAEWIHLVDLDAAFGRGSNRELLAEVTGKLDVQVELSGGIRDDDSLEAALATGARRVNIGTAALEDPEWCDRIIQQYGDRIAIGLDVRGRTLAARGWTKEGGDLYEVLDRLEAAGCERYVVTDVTKDGMLQGPNLDLYRDLCARTDKPIIASGGVSSLDDLRALSTLVPDGVEGVIVGKALYAGAFTLTEALELTRGGDK, encoded by the coding sequence ATGTCAGTGTCAGATTCGGTCCCCACCCCACCGCCCCGGTCAGGCAACCTGGTGCTACTCCCTGCCGTCGATGTGGCGGACGGGCAGGCGGTTCGGCTGGTGCAGGGCGAGGCCGGGAGCGAGACGTCGTACGGCGATCCGCTGGCGGCCGCGATGGCCTGGCAGGACGCCGGCGCGGAGTGGATCCACCTGGTCGATCTGGACGCGGCGTTCGGCCGCGGCAGCAACCGGGAACTGCTGGCCGAGGTCACCGGCAAGCTGGATGTCCAGGTCGAGCTGTCCGGCGGCATCCGCGACGACGACTCCCTGGAAGCCGCGCTCGCCACCGGTGCCCGTCGGGTAAACATCGGCACCGCCGCGCTCGAGGACCCGGAGTGGTGCGACCGGATCATCCAGCAGTACGGCGACCGGATCGCGATCGGTCTGGACGTGCGCGGCCGGACGCTGGCCGCCCGCGGCTGGACCAAGGAAGGCGGCGACCTGTACGAGGTGCTCGACCGGCTCGAAGCGGCCGGCTGCGAGCGCTACGTGGTCACCGACGTCACCAAGGACGGCATGCTCCAGGGCCCGAACCTGGACCTGTACCGCGACCTGTGTGCGCGCACCGACAAGCCGATCATCGCGTCCGGCGGCGTCTCGAGCCTCGACGATCTCAGGGCTCTGAGCACGCTGGTCCCGGACGGCGTGGAAGGCGTGATCGTCGGCAAGGCCCTGTACGCCGGCGCGTTCACCCTGACCGAGGCACTCGAGCTCACGCGTGGAGGCGACAAGTGA
- a CDS encoding HAD-IB family hydrolase: MSLGGKLKDKLKDKKVLVTGVTGFVGEALLHRIIGELPGTTVAAIIRPKGSLSGADRMAQLLRKDIFKPFYGEGTEYADAEALSAARIHVIDGDLSDVPELPTDLDIVVHCAGDVSFDPPIHEAFTTNVLGTKSLLERIDESRQGTDRRIHYVHISTAYTAGRRRGAIPEAPVEHLVDWRTEAEAGMAMKSRIEEQSRSAPMLAKFRKEAEKLHRRAGHLTAAADTERRRMEWVAKKLVETGTERARSLGWTDCYTFTKALGERVVEEFAGRLPTSIVRPAIIESALQSPHPGWIEGFKMAEPLILAYGRGELPEFPASPDSVIEIIPVDHVVGAICAVMATEPELSKPEYYHIGSGARNPLTFEQLYAGVRAYFSKHPFDLGERGAVRLPVWKFPGGDSVETMLRYGEKAHKIADRIITTVPRSERVRKYARELDVQKRRLDFLRRYMDLYSEYAQAELQFIDDNVLALHNALEGDDKEKFACDTAVVDWQYYLQELHCPSVTESMRRLDVVRKKRNKALAESAGVLKKVEPSSESKVIAAFDMDGTLLSSNVIETYLWMRLPELDGPQRVGEIGAMLRKLPKLIAAERKDRGTFLRTIYRRYAGADLEELNQIVDEILAEHVLERLSGAAVRRIREHRVAGHKTILITGAVRPLTRPLEPLFDEIVAAELAVDDRGRCTGFLSGPPLVGESRAAWIKHHARQTNIDLSKSYAYADSHSDLPMLETVGNPVAVSPDVSLFRAARAARWQIVDWKTPSTSSRLELPGVNAR; encoded by the coding sequence GTGAGTCTTGGCGGCAAGCTCAAAGACAAGCTCAAGGACAAGAAGGTCCTTGTCACCGGCGTCACCGGCTTCGTCGGTGAGGCGCTGCTGCACCGGATCATCGGCGAGCTGCCCGGCACCACGGTGGCCGCGATCATCCGGCCGAAGGGCTCGCTGAGCGGCGCGGACCGGATGGCGCAGCTGCTCCGCAAGGACATCTTCAAGCCGTTCTACGGCGAGGGCACCGAGTACGCCGACGCCGAGGCGCTGTCCGCGGCGCGGATCCACGTCATCGACGGCGACCTGTCCGACGTACCGGAGCTGCCGACGGATCTCGACATCGTCGTGCACTGCGCCGGCGACGTCAGCTTCGACCCGCCGATCCACGAGGCGTTCACGACCAACGTGCTCGGCACCAAGAGCCTGCTCGAGCGGATCGACGAGAGCCGGCAGGGGACCGACCGCCGGATCCACTACGTCCACATCTCCACCGCCTACACCGCGGGCCGCCGCCGGGGCGCGATCCCGGAGGCGCCGGTCGAGCACCTGGTCGACTGGCGCACCGAGGCCGAGGCCGGGATGGCGATGAAGTCCCGGATCGAGGAGCAGTCGCGGTCCGCGCCGATGCTGGCGAAGTTCCGCAAGGAGGCCGAGAAGCTGCACCGCCGCGCCGGTCACCTGACCGCCGCGGCCGACACCGAGCGGCGCCGGATGGAGTGGGTCGCGAAGAAGCTGGTCGAGACCGGCACCGAGCGCGCCCGCAGCCTCGGGTGGACCGACTGCTACACGTTCACCAAGGCGCTCGGCGAGCGCGTGGTGGAGGAGTTCGCCGGCAGGCTGCCGACGTCGATCGTCCGCCCGGCCATCATCGAGTCCGCGTTGCAGTCCCCGCACCCGGGCTGGATCGAAGGCTTCAAGATGGCCGAGCCGCTGATCCTGGCCTACGGCCGCGGCGAGCTGCCCGAGTTCCCGGCCAGCCCCGACTCGGTGATCGAGATCATCCCGGTCGACCACGTGGTCGGAGCGATCTGCGCGGTGATGGCGACCGAGCCCGAGCTGAGCAAGCCGGAGTACTACCACATCGGCTCCGGCGCCCGGAACCCGTTGACCTTCGAGCAGCTGTACGCCGGTGTGCGCGCGTACTTCTCCAAGCACCCGTTCGACCTGGGCGAGCGCGGCGCGGTGCGGCTGCCGGTGTGGAAGTTCCCCGGCGGCGACTCGGTCGAGACGATGCTGCGGTACGGCGAGAAGGCCCACAAGATCGCGGACCGGATCATCACGACCGTGCCGCGGAGCGAACGCGTCCGCAAGTACGCCCGCGAGCTCGACGTACAGAAGCGCCGGCTCGACTTCCTCCGCCGCTACATGGACCTGTACTCGGAGTACGCGCAGGCCGAGCTGCAGTTCATCGACGACAACGTGCTCGCACTGCACAACGCGCTCGAGGGTGACGACAAGGAGAAGTTCGCCTGCGACACCGCGGTCGTCGACTGGCAGTACTACCTGCAGGAGCTGCACTGCCCGAGCGTCACCGAGTCGATGCGCCGGCTGGACGTCGTACGCAAGAAGCGGAACAAGGCGCTCGCCGAGTCCGCCGGCGTACTGAAGAAGGTCGAACCGTCGTCGGAGTCCAAGGTGATCGCCGCGTTCGACATGGACGGCACGCTGCTGTCCTCGAACGTGATCGAGACCTACCTGTGGATGCGACTGCCCGAGCTGGACGGTCCGCAGCGGGTCGGCGAGATCGGCGCGATGCTCCGCAAGCTGCCGAAGCTGATCGCGGCCGAGCGCAAGGACCGCGGCACGTTCCTCCGCACGATCTACCGCCGCTACGCGGGTGCGGATCTGGAGGAGCTGAACCAGATCGTCGACGAGATCCTCGCCGAGCACGTCCTCGAACGGCTGAGCGGCGCCGCCGTACGACGGATCCGCGAGCACCGCGTCGCCGGGCACAAGACGATCCTGATCACCGGCGCGGTCCGGCCGCTGACCCGTCCGCTGGAGCCGTTGTTCGACGAGATCGTCGCGGCCGAGCTGGCCGTCGACGACCGAGGTCGCTGCACCGGCTTCCTGTCCGGTCCGCCGTTGGTCGGTGAGTCGCGGGCCGCGTGGATCAAGCACCACGCCCGGCAGACCAACATCGACCTGTCCAAGTCGTATGCCTACGCCGACAGCCACTCGGACCTGCCGATGCTGGAGACCGTCGGCAATCCGGTCGCCGTCTCGCCGGACGTGTCGCTGTTCCGGGCCGCCCGGGCCGCGCGCTGGCAGATCGTCGACTGGAAGACCCCGTCCACGTCATCCCGTCTGGAGCTCCCTGGAGTGAACGCCCGATGA
- a CDS encoding zinc-binding dehydrogenase, translated as MMLALEMYRSPAKFLAAKAVGGRIPGILTGPAAPLRLVTINEPKAERPGWARIRPILSGICGSDLGMVTGSTKLYFSAVVSLPFVPGHEIVGELLDDCEDLPKGTRVVMDSVLTCEARGVELCENCVSGNTNRCDRITVGHVAPGLQTGFCQDTGGGWGNMLVAHRSQLYAVPEALTNERAVLVEPLAGAVHAALRAKVQPGQSVLVSGAGAVGLFATLALRELTQAGRITVVAKHPKQRELARAFGASDVVAPDEVFRGVRRSTGAFRLKPDFGAGEFLLGGVDVAVDAVGSKDSIDTVLRVTKAGGRVVLSGMPASGADLSPVWFRELEVTGTYASAREEPNGRPAFETALELAGRAPLDGIVGARYPLYRWREALDHAHSAGRLGTVKVAFDVRAS; from the coding sequence ATGATGCTCGCTCTCGAGATGTACCGGTCGCCGGCCAAGTTCCTGGCGGCCAAGGCCGTCGGCGGCCGCATCCCCGGCATCCTGACCGGACCGGCCGCGCCGCTGCGCCTGGTCACGATCAACGAGCCGAAGGCCGAGCGGCCGGGCTGGGCCCGGATCCGGCCGATCCTGTCCGGTATCTGCGGCTCGGACCTCGGCATGGTCACCGGTTCGACCAAGCTGTACTTCTCCGCGGTGGTGTCGCTGCCGTTCGTGCCCGGTCACGAGATCGTCGGCGAGCTGCTCGACGACTGCGAGGACCTGCCGAAGGGCACCCGGGTCGTGATGGACTCCGTGCTGACCTGCGAAGCGCGCGGCGTCGAGCTGTGCGAGAACTGCGTGTCCGGCAACACCAACCGGTGTGACCGGATCACGGTCGGCCATGTCGCGCCGGGTCTGCAGACCGGGTTCTGCCAGGACACCGGCGGCGGCTGGGGCAACATGCTGGTGGCCCATCGCAGCCAGCTGTACGCCGTACCTGAGGCACTGACCAACGAGCGCGCAGTGCTGGTCGAGCCGCTCGCCGGCGCCGTGCACGCGGCGCTGCGGGCGAAGGTGCAGCCGGGGCAGTCGGTGTTGGTCAGTGGCGCAGGTGCGGTCGGGCTGTTCGCCACGCTGGCGCTGCGCGAGCTGACGCAGGCCGGGCGGATCACCGTGGTCGCCAAGCACCCGAAGCAGCGCGAGCTGGCGCGGGCGTTCGGCGCCAGCGACGTCGTCGCTCCCGACGAGGTGTTCCGCGGCGTACGGCGATCGACCGGCGCGTTCCGGCTCAAGCCGGACTTCGGCGCGGGCGAGTTCCTGCTCGGTGGCGTGGACGTCGCGGTCGACGCGGTCGGCAGCAAGGACTCGATCGACACCGTCCTGCGCGTCACCAAGGCCGGCGGCCGGGTGGTGCTGTCCGGGATGCCGGCCAGCGGCGCCGACCTGTCGCCGGTGTGGTTCCGCGAGCTCGAGGTCACCGGCACCTATGCGTCCGCGCGGGAGGAGCCGAACGGCCGCCCGGCGTTCGAGACCGCGCTGGAGCTGGCCGGACGAGCCCCGCTGGACGGGATCGTCGGTGCGCGCTACCCGCTGTACCGCTGGCGCGAGGCGCTGGACCACGCACATTCGGCCGGCCGACTCGGCACGGTCAAGGTTGCTTTCGATGTGAGGGCCTCATGA
- a CDS encoding lactate racemase domain-containing protein, which produces MDDRTPPLLVHNGEGFLLERFPLGTRVVYPPEALPPVRDVDEAIQNALLNPLESEPLPELLRAGMRLTIAFDDISIPLPPMKKPDIRQRIIEAVLELAAQAGVDDVELISANALHRRLTPNELRDIVGERVFRSFFPDGKLYNFDAEDSANLTHLGQTKHGEDVEISKRAAESDLLVYVNVNLVAMDGGHKSTSIGLASYKSLKHHHNSHTMIHSRSFMDHKASKMHHSAWRMGEVLTQHVKVFQIETTLNNDIFGGPLEFLQKREWEWSLKDQASMLGTKRALAAAPSKLRHKIFTDVRSTYGLTGVHAGKIEPVHDKTLENVHRQHMVEVQGQSDVAIMGVPFIGPYNVNSVMNPILAACMGLGYYFNSYRGNPVVRKDGAVILYHPVDYEFSQLHHPSYVDFFEEVLAESTDPATIEAKFEKQYAEDPWYIHLYRTSYAYHGVHPFYMWYWISHALDHCGDIVWVGANRKTVERMGFRSASTLSDALEMVSHSVGRSPSITYLHNPPHLLADVR; this is translated from the coding sequence GTGGACGACCGGACCCCGCCGCTGCTCGTGCACAACGGTGAGGGCTTCCTGCTGGAGCGGTTCCCGCTCGGCACCCGGGTGGTGTACCCGCCGGAGGCGCTGCCGCCGGTGCGGGACGTCGACGAAGCGATCCAGAACGCGCTGCTGAACCCGCTCGAGTCCGAGCCGCTGCCCGAGCTGCTGCGCGCCGGGATGCGGTTGACGATCGCGTTCGACGACATCTCGATCCCGCTGCCGCCGATGAAGAAGCCGGACATCCGGCAGCGCATCATCGAGGCGGTGCTGGAGCTGGCCGCGCAGGCCGGCGTCGACGACGTCGAGCTGATCTCGGCGAACGCGCTGCACCGCCGGCTCACGCCGAACGAGCTGCGCGACATCGTCGGCGAGCGGGTGTTCCGGTCGTTCTTCCCCGACGGCAAGCTCTACAACTTCGACGCCGAGGACAGCGCGAACCTGACCCACCTGGGTCAGACCAAGCACGGCGAGGACGTCGAGATCTCCAAGCGGGCGGCCGAGTCGGACCTGCTCGTCTACGTGAACGTGAACCTGGTGGCGATGGACGGCGGCCACAAGTCGACGTCGATCGGTCTGGCGTCGTACAAGTCGCTGAAGCACCACCACAACAGCCACACGATGATCCACTCGCGGTCGTTCATGGACCACAAGGCCTCGAAGATGCACCACTCGGCCTGGCGGATGGGCGAGGTGCTGACCCAGCACGTCAAGGTCTTCCAGATCGAGACGACGCTGAACAACGACATCTTCGGCGGACCGCTGGAGTTCCTGCAGAAGCGCGAGTGGGAGTGGTCGCTCAAGGACCAGGCCTCGATGCTCGGCACCAAGCGCGCGCTCGCGGCGGCGCCGAGCAAGCTGCGGCACAAGATCTTCACCGACGTCCGGTCGACGTACGGCCTGACCGGCGTACACGCCGGCAAGATCGAGCCGGTGCACGACAAGACGCTGGAGAACGTGCACCGCCAGCACATGGTCGAGGTACAGGGCCAGTCCGATGTCGCGATCATGGGCGTGCCGTTCATCGGCCCGTACAACGTGAACTCGGTGATGAACCCGATCCTGGCCGCCTGCATGGGCCTCGGGTACTACTTCAACTCGTACCGGGGCAACCCGGTCGTCCGCAAGGACGGCGCGGTGATCCTGTACCACCCGGTCGACTACGAGTTCAGCCAGCTGCACCACCCGTCGTACGTCGACTTCTTCGAGGAAGTGCTTGCCGAGAGCACCGATCCGGCCACGATCGAGGCGAAGTTCGAGAAGCAGTACGCCGAGGACCCGTGGTACATCCACCTGTACCGGACGTCGTACGCGTACCACGGCGTGCACCCGTTCTACATGTGGTACTGGATCTCGCACGCGCTGGACCACTGCGGCGACATCGTCTGGGTCGGGGCGAACCGCAAGACCGTCGAGCGGATGGGCTTCCGGTCCGCGTCGACGCTGTCCGACGCGCTCGAGATGGTCAGCCACTCGGTCGGCCGGTCGCCGTCGATCACGTACCTGCACAACCCGCCGCACCTGCTCGCGGACGTGCGCTGA
- a CDS encoding lysophospholipid acyltransferase family protein: MGTSLVKFSRDTARDVKQVARGWRWGRRPQVPRSAEPYVIPKESTVFPTKWARTPAAIAVRDLIQKGPLNAVLNFEVSPQVSGLDSLLKLDGPAIIVANHSSHLDTPLLLLSLPDAMRRKTAFAAAADYFFDTWWRAAGSAIVFNTFPIERRGGNLSSTPGDLLADGWNVVVFPEGTRSPDGWIQRFRMGAAYLAVEHDVPVIPVGIKGSFAAMPRGRGWPIPGRPAVTVRYGDPLRAAEGESPRDFAPRIAAAVSALLDEESTTWYESRRRAAIGASPSQTGPEAARWRRVWESTRPMRSTDGRRRAWK; encoded by the coding sequence ATGGGTACCAGCCTGGTGAAGTTCAGCCGGGACACCGCGCGCGACGTGAAGCAGGTCGCGCGCGGGTGGCGGTGGGGCCGGCGGCCGCAGGTGCCGCGGTCGGCCGAGCCGTACGTGATCCCGAAGGAGTCCACGGTCTTCCCGACCAAGTGGGCCCGGACGCCGGCCGCGATCGCGGTCCGCGACCTGATCCAGAAAGGTCCGCTTAACGCTGTCCTGAACTTCGAGGTCAGCCCGCAGGTGAGCGGACTGGACTCGCTGCTCAAGCTCGACGGCCCGGCGATCATCGTCGCGAACCACTCGTCGCACCTCGACACCCCGTTGTTGCTGCTGTCGCTGCCCGACGCGATGCGCCGCAAGACCGCGTTCGCGGCGGCGGCCGACTACTTCTTCGACACCTGGTGGCGCGCGGCCGGGTCGGCGATCGTGTTCAACACGTTCCCGATCGAGCGCCGCGGCGGCAACCTGAGCTCGACCCCCGGTGACCTGCTCGCCGACGGCTGGAACGTGGTCGTGTTCCCGGAGGGGACGCGGTCGCCGGACGGCTGGATCCAGCGGTTCCGGATGGGCGCGGCGTACCTCGCCGTCGAGCACGACGTGCCGGTGATCCCGGTCGGCATCAAGGGCTCGTTCGCCGCGATGCCGCGTGGTCGCGGCTGGCCGATCCCGGGCCGCCCGGCCGTCACGGTCCGGTACGGCGACCCGCTGCGCGCCGCCGAGGGGGAGAGCCCCCGCGACTTCGCGCCCCGGATCGCCGCTGCCGTCTCGGCGCTGCTCGATGAGGAGTCGACCACCTGGTACGAGTCCCGTCGCCGAGCAGCGATCGGCGCTTCGCCGTCGCAGACCGGCCCCGAGGCTGCCCGCTGGCGGCGCGTCTGGGAGTCGACCCGCCCGATGAGGTCCACCGACGGCCGCCGCCGCGCCTGGAAGTAG
- a CDS encoding GDSL-type esterase/lipase family protein translates to MRTRKYLGVGLGVVALVVAGMGGASAEAQTQPTGWSAGSGAGSAGSWSAAWASAMQAPTAADGNWSQAGFDHQTIRQTVRLSTSGKSLRIRLSNLYGTKPLQITGMTVARTDVTFHGSRRTTIAPGRTATSDAVAVPTVAGQQLVVAMYVDGATGPATFHEDGLTATTAIAGNHLHDNSPGTATSHAFYYLTGVDVTGAAGTVVAYGDSITNGHNSTAGADHRYSDDLAQRLAKTRLGVANVGISGNLLLHQLPCFGDVGVTRFRRDALGQTGVRTVIVEEGENDIWDSEFNFGCGQTPRITADQLIVGYRSMIAAAHARGVRIIGGTITPFKADYMQPADFARAEAIRTQANQWIRTSGEYDAVADFARAVGDPADEQRLDPALDSGDHLHPDDAGYAALAAAAAKALGH, encoded by the coding sequence ATGCGTACCAGGAAGTACTTGGGTGTTGGTCTGGGCGTCGTGGCTCTGGTGGTCGCGGGGATGGGTGGAGCGTCGGCGGAGGCGCAGACCCAACCGACAGGCTGGTCGGCGGGCTCGGGGGCGGGCTCGGCGGGGAGCTGGTCCGCTGCTTGGGCCAGTGCGATGCAAGCGCCCACCGCCGCGGACGGCAATTGGAGCCAGGCAGGCTTCGACCACCAGACGATCCGGCAGACCGTCCGTCTCAGCACCAGCGGTAAGAGCCTGCGGATCCGGCTGTCCAACCTGTACGGGACCAAGCCGCTCCAGATCACGGGCATGACCGTGGCCCGGACCGACGTGACCTTCCACGGCTCACGCCGTACGACGATCGCCCCCGGCCGGACGGCAACGTCCGACGCCGTGGCAGTCCCGACCGTCGCCGGCCAGCAGCTCGTCGTCGCGATGTATGTCGACGGCGCGACCGGACCGGCGACCTTCCACGAGGACGGCCTCACCGCGACGACCGCGATCGCCGGCAACCACCTGCACGACAACAGCCCCGGCACCGCCACCAGCCACGCCTTCTACTACCTGACCGGCGTCGACGTGACCGGTGCGGCGGGCACGGTCGTGGCGTACGGCGACTCGATCACCAACGGCCACAACTCCACAGCCGGTGCCGACCACCGCTACTCCGACGACCTCGCGCAACGACTCGCAAAGACGAGGCTCGGGGTAGCCAACGTCGGCATCAGCGGGAATCTGCTGCTGCACCAGTTGCCCTGCTTCGGAGACGTCGGCGTGACGAGATTCCGGCGCGACGCACTCGGGCAAACCGGAGTCCGCACGGTGATCGTCGAAGAAGGCGAGAACGACATCTGGGACAGCGAGTTTAACTTCGGTTGTGGCCAGACGCCCAGGATCACGGCGGACCAACTCATCGTCGGCTACCGCAGCATGATCGCCGCCGCGCACGCCCGCGGGGTGCGGATCATCGGCGGCACCATCACCCCGTTCAAGGCCGACTACATGCAACCGGCCGACTTCGCCCGGGCCGAGGCGATCCGAACGCAGGCCAACCAGTGGATCCGGACCTCAGGTGAGTACGACGCGGTCGCCGACTTCGCCCGAGCGGTCGGGGATCCGGCCGACGAGCAGCGACTCGACCCGGCCCTCGACTCCGGCGACCACTTGCACCCCGACGACGCCGGCTACGCCGCGCTCGCCGCCGCGGCCGCCAAGGCCCTCGGCCACTAA